In Leptospira congkakensis, one DNA window encodes the following:
- a CDS encoding suppressor of fused domain protein: MNPSTPKVLYQEANPYGSFTAFLEDDGRTIYLYLQSHNNPEWPMKTLWVRNLIEAPDSRVDEDFDAGLAPVLTKSEITDPNAQTSLTEDQIHFIWSEEGDGVALFVDEELQAYLPSWSGIKGIHGYAKFAKEEAPTASPLGDPENGVIAERVRTNRKFWESVAEKDHWKKAQKLRLDFLESKLGKHEKYWSADGGKYPSLGIASFLPKEFPGIKIFSTIGMSVQNQPSIELYHKEYENFSRIELVFAIQLLKDTEDKSETWIQHVLGEMVKFPWNTGIWFGHSHTIQNPRKDPDQLYLDFNWFVLRNVTEEIEQGSKELLPNLHGLLTENGKRANFLLLTPIATEERICFMREGSAKFWETWKKEGYSFYHDSERRMLEF; encoded by the coding sequence ATGAATCCCAGTACCCCTAAAGTTTTATACCAAGAAGCAAATCCCTACGGTTCTTTTACTGCATTTTTAGAAGATGATGGAAGAACCATTTACCTTTACTTACAATCACATAACAACCCTGAGTGGCCGATGAAAACACTTTGGGTGCGAAACTTAATTGAAGCCCCGGATTCACGAGTGGATGAAGATTTTGATGCGGGTCTTGCGCCCGTGTTGACCAAATCGGAAATCACAGATCCAAATGCACAAACTTCTCTTACAGAAGACCAAATCCATTTTATTTGGTCGGAAGAAGGTGACGGTGTTGCCTTATTTGTTGATGAAGAACTACAAGCTTATCTTCCTTCTTGGTCAGGGATCAAAGGGATTCATGGATACGCAAAGTTTGCAAAAGAAGAAGCACCTACTGCATCTCCCCTTGGTGATCCAGAAAATGGAGTGATTGCTGAACGAGTCAGAACCAATCGTAAATTTTGGGAATCTGTTGCGGAAAAAGATCATTGGAAGAAAGCACAAAAACTTCGATTGGATTTTTTAGAATCAAAACTTGGGAAACATGAAAAGTATTGGTCTGCTGATGGAGGAAAGTATCCTTCACTTGGAATCGCTTCTTTTTTACCAAAAGAATTTCCTGGGATTAAAATCTTCTCTACCATTGGGATGAGTGTTCAAAACCAACCTTCGATTGAACTCTATCACAAAGAATATGAAAACTTTTCTCGGATCGAACTTGTTTTTGCCATCCAACTGTTAAAAGATACAGAAGATAAATCAGAAACATGGATCCAACATGTACTCGGCGAGATGGTAAAATTTCCTTGGAACACAGGAATTTGGTTTGGTCACTCTCATACAATTCAAAATCCAAGAAAAGATCCCGATCAACTCTATCTAGACTTCAATTGGTTCGTTCTACGTAACGTCACAGAGGAAATAGAGCAGGGTTCCAAGGAATTACTGCCAAATCTTCACGGACTACTCACAGAGAATGGCAAACGCGCAAATTTTCTCTTATTAACTCCTATCGCAACGGAAGAACGAATTTGTTTTATGCGAGAAGGTTCTGCTAAATTTTGGGAAACTTGGAAGAAGGAAGGATATAGTTTCTATCACGACAGCGAACGCAGGATGTTAGAATTCTAA